The genomic window ttacaaatttttatttgtgaatgtttttgaatgtctttatgaaatttatgagaaaatttcaAGCGATTTATAAtggtaagagaaaaagaaacttttgcaAGATATTATACGAGGTTTTGATCTACTAGTAGAATGTTTAAACTGAGATAGATTAGAAATGCATTTGACGCGTTTCTTTATGCCAGACCTATGGTTCCGTTCTTTACAGCAAGCTCGCTTGTATTGCGGattcaccatatgcaaggagcttgttacttaagatatatatatatatatatttattagaaaccGTGcaagagttagagaattaagatttgaaaaggaagattataatagaaattaagagtaattaataaattgtagacactaaataatagagaattagttagatcaaattaatttattatgagaattgtctaaagaataaagtcttttatttaatatcaatacttgattatattatgactctgaatttctgatagaaagagaatgtTTAGAAAAGtgtcgaatgtcgccaggggcaccgtaataagcgctcggcaacgatgaaATCTTAGGAAGAATAggtaatgtcgccagggcaccgtaatcagcgctcggcaactaggttcaaagATTGGATTGTGTTccgaaaattagataataaatttgatttcaatttaatctcctgttgtcatttcttgtgggaggtttttaaatcgataggaaacgccgccagggcaccttgatcagcgctcggcaactaggtttaagggttatataaagaattcaaaaagaaaggagaagtTCGCtagggcaccataagcgctcggcaacgaggtttaaggattatattcaaaatttaaaagaaaggagggagtcgccagggacaccataagcgctcggcaacaaTGGATTTCcggaaaaagaacaaaatgttgcaagattaagtcgggtttaaatgacaacagtagtgtatattttgcatggaatttataaatcttacttagtattgatattatgggggtgttttaaataatagtaggataatagattaaagttggctgactggaaactgtcagcaacttgctaatgcttgacaggggatttcttattatttagaggatgaaaaggtaattgaatgatattaggggttgtcgatcaattgaaataaagtttctaatatttatggaaaaacggggatttataataattgtaagtacttaccgtgatgtggcaggaaaatccttccttctgctccagttctggtcgtactctgttaggcctttctctcgtcctttaagacctcggtcgtggatgaggtaggccggataaaagtatatacagACGTATGCacacaaagtttttattatttccttagttttacacaacttaacactgaatcgacagtaataacaattaatatgttaatcgaaattgtataacgaatagtacgcgaacaataACCAGAAGCAGAGCGGATGAATGATTCGAAAATGAGTTCGTGAGTGAAtgaatgaacgaataatacggagcgaatacttgtacgaaatagtaatgaaataataatgaataatgctGACTAAAAATGAATGCTTGAAGACTTTTCAATTGAATAACTCGAATGCTTGAATGTAAGAATTGAATAACTCAAATGCTTGAAGACCTTTTAATTGAATGACCcgaatgcttgaagacctTTTAATTGAATGCTTCTGAGGTTCGAAAtagccggcttatatactgtcgaaacaaagggtttTTGGGCCGTGTACAGATCACGCGTTGCGCTCTGGAATGTTCTTAGGatgattcagtggaggacttccgagaagaaagatttataacaacaatttttctgagaattgtcgatcgatatgtatttgcctattaagtttcggcgctcgtggtcgtagccgtcgcgagtccgttcgacttattgctcgcaatatcaggtttcactgatatgaggcctcttatgcgcattcttttcagcttaattaatattttataatataaaatccttaataatatagttaatatttatgcttattaatttatggaatcatttgttctatttatttcagttctgataataagttgacaatttatataaagttatggcattctataatttagaaaatagatattttagataatatatatgtaatgtatataatttatgattccatagaatataagcctcttaaatttatatttatggttgcttgatcgatactacaataaaagcatattaattttattaagatcatttcttatggaagcattcgcgcattatataataacctgttttaattattataattttaattatttataaagttaaattgtattgaaagtttgtatgtgatgttttggataaaataattataaatattttcaacaaattattattatatacgttttatgattctatAAAGTACGACGCATTTactcaatttaagagtgagtaattattatatatatatatatatctgtctgtatgattaaatattaaaatcttaaaagttagatattatcgagtatagtatcgatattatcgagtatgaagctcgctcgcaagtccgttcttaaagtaatcagcaggttagttcaAGAAAGTCATTGCTGTACagctagctagttctaaataatgcttcctgattcgtcgatctaaggaattctcaattccttgcgccatcaattattattactaaaaggattaaaatatattcggtttttaggctaaataaccatatggaactagaatgataagcgattaatgaaattagttaacaattaaaataaaagcaaatggattacataattattccataggtattttgcagggataaaagcggtacttaattactagccaaaatatagtttttaaaattgacagGAAGTTACACACGTATGCTTTTGCGTGTAAAGCAACAACTTTTATAGTTGAATAAAATGCTAACCATAAGTGCAATTTgtgattgataaataaattcgcgTATTTATGCTTTACGGCCGTATTGTGTGATTTGTAAGCGTGATACTGtactctaataataatattttattctgccACCAGAGGTCATGCCTTCATTTGACAGATCCCAATaaagagcaatctttttctcactttttCTCACAACCGAGGtataatgagagaaagagcgtcgtTGAGATGTGTAAcatcctgccaattttaaaaactatattttagctagtaattaagtaccgcttttatccctgcaaaatacctatggaataattatgtaatccatttgcttttattttaattgttaactaatttcattaatcgcttatcattctaattctatatggttatttagcctaaaaaccgaatatattttaatccttttagtaattctaatcgatggcgcaaagaattaagaattccttagatcgacgaatcagaaagcattatttagaactagctagctgtacagcagtgactttctagaactaacctgctgattactttaagaacggacttgcgagcgagtttcacactcgataatatcgatactaatatctaacttttaagattttaatatttaatcatacagacaaatatatatataataattactcactcttaaattgaggagtaaatgcgccgtactttatgaaatcataaaacgtatataataataatttgttgaatatttataattattttattcaaaacatcacatacaaaactttcaatactatattcaatacaatttaactttataaataattaaaattatatggtataaagagagaaagagcatcGTTGAGACGTAaaacggggagcacacacttttgcataagcgcataaccataaacataaagaaattgattggtccacaaatatagcataaggaaatgaaccaatcaatttctttatgtttatggttatgcgcttatgcaaaagtgtgtgctccccgtttAAGTGAGCATCTTTAGATAAgcgatataataaacataaaaaaattgattggttcattttcttatgcatacatttgtgaaccaatcaatttctttatgtttatggttatgcgcttatgcaaaagtgtgtgctcctcgcTTAACAGATGTAAATCGCCTAAGGAAAAAGTACATGATCGACTCCCTGATCGTCGGTTGTCTCTCCCTAACTTGCCTGAAGATGGCGCTACCATGATCGTGATATTTTGCTCGTAGAGGCAGCCCATGAGCCAATTCGTTTATTAATCGATCATTCCGGGAGTCGCCGTGCGTAAATTCGTACTCAAGTTGTCGCGGTCTTGAGATAATAAGAGGCATCTTGATACGTATCGTCAAGAGAAATGTAGTTGTTAAACGAATTTGTGCGTGAAACGAATTTGTACGTTGTTGCCACATAGCTGAGGTGTCCTCGCGAAGTGAGATATGGTCATCAACATGCATTTGGCACATCGACGATTCGCACGACGCcgattgaattaataaaatcgtcgaagcaaaaaattaatgtgaagTGAGACACACCAGAGCTATGACGAGATAACAGATGCAGAATGAGGCACAGCAACAGTGGTAACCTATTCGGTTATGCGGTCCTCACATTTACGCTCTCTCGTCTCAAGGGTGAGTTCATTATACGATTgcgatatgtatatgtgcgcaCTCATATATATAGAACACGAAGAGATGTATATatcttcatatatacatatatatatatatgtgtgtgtgtgtgtgtgtgtgtgtgtgtgtgtgtttggtgttgtgtgtgtgtgtgtgtgtgtgtgtgtgtatacatctttttatattctattctattttttatttataatgtcatCAATTTTGTGCGAATGCTTATGCATTGTATCCGCGTGTATCAAGGTCGAATATTCTTTCTTGAGAGTTATCAGAAAAAATGGggcaaattgtatatataagaaatataagaagTTAAGccgattcaaaaaattaaagactgcaattcgataataataataataataaaaaatattttgtcccCAATGATTAAGTTTCTTCAATCTGAATCTTCAATTATAATCTGATATGGATTTAAGGACCAGAGCACATTTTTGCGCACCATAATCATAAGCATAAATTGATtgattcattttcttatgcatatagTTACAgaccaatcaattttcttatgtttatgattatgtgcttatgcaaaagtctgTGTTCTGGCCCTAATTCTTTATGattccttatatatatttaattttttcttctgctTGTTTGCATCTGAACCCATGcgtatatatgcgtatatatttgtagcatgcaattttcaagtattatatctattctcatctaattaaaataaatttaattttaattaaattaaatttaaaattatttattaaaaatgagtgattagaaaataaaggaattttatatcatgcgaaatatatatagctttatatatttaacacaggatatattaaataggGTGTCTATTCCCTAGAAAAATATGGGAAACTTGgaattttcaagtattttttttaacctggacaaatcagggaattctcatagaattttattagaattcagagaattaaaaaaattctttttttgataattttgcttttatattgtaagcaaTTGGCAATCTGCCGATAAGTCAAGTTGTGAATTAtatgctttttattataaatatatatttgtttctgttTGTTCAATGTTCAatgttttaacaataaaatatgcagtatattttttattgtaatttttagtgataaaaatattatgtaaataacaatGATCATCTTACGAAAGCtatttttttagtacattTGCAAATCAAAACACTTGAAACTTAAAAGGCTTTGTATTTTTCCTTTGTATAAGTGAGAAGagtgcataataaaaaattttattttagaaagttacactagttttttaaagatttgctttatctggaattttgaataataatatctggAACTTTtagggattttttttataagatttgagtagatataaactttttatttagtttttccAATCTAACTTGTAGCAcacttcattaaaaaaaaagccaaatagataaaagatttaatagcacagataagaaataaataattatttataaataactattaGAGGTATATTGTAGGtgtattagtttttttttttttcatatcttttaattacttttttgtgTCTCTCTTAATATCAAGTATatgtttctatatttatagtacATGCAGAAAGTGGAGTTGCTTGTAAAGATCAAAGTGGACGTACTTTTGAAAGCGGTATCTTTTATACTCCTGGACCAGAACCATGTACTTTTTGTGTTTGTGATAATGGCAATCCAAAGTGGTGTAAagcttttatttgcaaatttctcGAGGTAtgtagtattaaaaaatatataaatatgtaaagtgtaaatgtaattgaagcatttataattgaagacttataattgaaaattaataatggaaTGTGTaacttaaaaagttatataaagttaatttctGTACAATATAGGAGAATTGCAAGTCTTTTCGTCGAGGTGATACCTGTTGTGAATTTATTTGCTTGGACGATACATTGTCAATATCTAATGACAAAGTCGATGGAGCAGGAAGTAACGTATTAGATGGAAATGCAAGTTATGATATAGGTTTACGATCAATTGCCAGTTTTGTGACAGCAATATTTTCTCTGAGTCTGTTATTCTTTCTGATACATCGTCTGCGTCAGCGTAAAATACAAGGTAGAGGAAtgcccctccctctctctccctctccttccctctctctccttacttctctctctctctctctctctctttctctctgtgtctctctctctaggaTATCCCAAAAGTCTGGAAATGgttgaatatttcataaacaatatattttagaaaataatattttggataaaagttgtaaagtttaaaaagacgcatttaatgacaatattgatttgattatattctatttgtaaatagaaaccgtcatttttaattgcattttcttgtagcttatctcaagagcttttcaaaacactacaataaagtatttttttttttattaagtacttTTCGAGTTATGGAGTTTGAAAGTTATAGTGCCGCCGGCATTAGCATAATCCAAGTACCGCGTGGAGGTTGCATGGTCGGATTTGTACTGTAACTTTCAAGTTCTACAACTCGAAaagtacttaataaaaaaatactttattgtagtgttttgaaaatgtCTTGAGCTTTTTGTAgctaagctacaagaatatacaataaaaaaagggaatttctattaaaaaattgtaagttgACCTTGACCTGACTTTGGCGATGCCACCCATGATCAAATTAATACTGTCATTAAATGCGTCTCTTTAagtcttacaatttttatctgaaatattattttctaaaatacattGTTTACGAAATATTCAACCGTTTCCAGATTTttataccctgtatatatatatatatatatatatatatatatatatatatatatatatatatatatatatataatagagagagagagagagagagagagagagagagagagagagagagaaagagagagagagagagaggagagggagagagagagtaagtaatatattattgaaacaaaaataaattatataattaaaatataaaaaatttaatatgtgatGTGTACTAGTTTGTGTAGCGGGTCGAGAAAACAGGCAACTTGGAGAGGATCAGAGAAGCTTAGGCAATATGGGATATTTGGACAGAGGATTGCCTCATGGAGTTCCCATGGATGACATATCTTGTGGGACAGGTTATTCACTATGGAAACCACCTGGCAGCAATTATTTCCCTCGTGGCGAGGCACCTCCACCTTATGAGGAAGCAATTGCTGCTGCGAGAGCGGAACAACTGCTATCAATGAATCCGCACACGTTATTATCGATGAACTTCTCTGATAATTATATGCCAAATATTAACAATCATACAAACATGTCGGTCATCGCGGACGCACAAAACGAATTAACTATGAACGCGCAAGCTTCATCCAACGATAATCATATAAGCACACCCTTGATGTCTTCATCGAGCAGATCGTTTCCTAGTCCCAGCACATACGCGCCTGGCAACTATCGACCGGTAAGTCAAAATATCAATGCAACGTCCACTGTTGGTCTGAATACTAGCACATCTACTACGAATTTTACAATGGGAACAAACATGTACGAGAATCTACCCATCTCGTCAATCAATACGACTAGTTTCAATGAAAGTCAACATTCTGGGATGAATAGCGCCAGTACGCAACAACCACTATTACCGATATCACATTCTACTATTCCCAAGAATTATCGCCAACATACGACGATCTTTCCGCGTCAGAGCGGAAATGGCGCGTTCACGATATCGGCGATTCTGTCAAATTCAGACGTGTCTTCTCATCGCACAATTTCGCGAACGTTAACGTCTCGTATTACCGGCAGAACGAAGGATGTTCTGACCGATTGTTCGGCGAAGGATTATCTCCGCTTATCACCTAACAGTATCGCGGCGCCTCATGAAAGTTCATCTCATTCGGTGCAATTGTCTGCAGCTGCAACTTGCCCgaataactataaaaatgcTACCAAAGATGTGGATACGTTTTATACGAATGATACTCCAATAGCGACAGCGTCCACTTTAGTAACGCAATCTgaaacgtataaaataaatacggcAGACGTATCCGAGAAGACTTGCGAATACACAGtatgtaatgataatttattgtaatataaatttcattaagaggcggaacatttattaaatacgaagttttatttgttatagcCTTCGTTGAGTGCAGCTAACGAGATGAATGCGAGCGGCAGTTTCGAATCAATGACGTGTACATGCAGCATGCAAGCGTTACCTACTCTGCACGATGACACAGACGACTATCGAAGTGAATGCGAGAATTGTAAAAGTGCGAC from Cataglyphis hispanica isolate Lineage 1 chromosome 16, ULB_Chis1_1.0, whole genome shotgun sequence includes these protein-coding regions:
- the LOC126855581 gene encoding uncharacterized protein LOC126855581, producing the protein MRHSNSGNLFGYAVLTFTLSRLKVHAESGVACKDQSGRTFESGIFYTPGPEPCTFCVCDNGNPKWCKAFICKFLEENCKSFRRGDTCCEFICLDDTLSISNDKVDGAGSNVLDGNASYDIGLRSIASFVTAIFSLSLLFFLIHRLRQRKIQVCVAGRENRQLGEDQRSLGNMGYLDRGLPHGVPMDDISCGTGYSLWKPPGSNYFPRGEAPPPYEEAIAAARAEQLLSMNPHTLLSMNFSDNYMPNINNHTNMSVIADAQNELTMNAQASSNDNHISTPLMSSSSRSFPSPSTYAPGNYRPVSQNINATSTVGLNTSTSTTNFTMGTNMYENLPISSINTTSFNESQHSGMNSASTQQPLLPISHSTIPKNYRQHTTIFPRQSGNGAFTISAILSNSDVSSHRTISRTLTSRITGRTKDVLTDCSAKDYLRLSPNSIAAPHESSSHSVQLSAAATCPNNYKNATKDVDTFYTNDTPIATASTLVTQSETYKINTADVSEKTCEYTPSLSAANEMNASGSFESMTCTCSMQALPTLHDDTDDYRSECENCKSATGSRYYLDNEDELVTSLHETMTLHRRPDETTSSATPQYYRTSLTLPTSTRQRTRITGARENWFNTMPESSSGSSDEN